In Candidatus Bathyarchaeota archaeon A05DMB-5, a single genomic region encodes these proteins:
- a CDS encoding ribbon-helix-helix protein, CopG family, producing the protein MKLITLYLPEPYIKALDHLVNEKFYPNRAEAIRVAIRDLINDEVMRWKKVG; encoded by the coding sequence TTGAAGTTAATCACACTGTATTTACCCGAACCCTATATTAAAGCTTTAGACCACCTCGTGAATGAAAAGTTTTACCCAAACCGTGCAGAAGCAATTCGCGTAGCTATCCGTGACTTAATTAACGATGAAGTTATGCGGTGGAAAAAGGTTGGCTAA